The Salminus brasiliensis chromosome 8, fSalBra1.hap2, whole genome shotgun sequence genome has a window encoding:
- the usp37 gene encoding ubiquitin carboxyl-terminal hydrolase 37 isoform X1, translating to MAVAVPKLSSGSAVRIRFTSIDVGTSRWKEGIFEIHERDNKSNLVLKFNSGGTPKKFQLSHNVKNVVFTPTHSQNRLSLTLKDSSVVIFEKLTIIVGKKLKDYLEAVKQGKQTALKTNQGSASFGLVLGNRTAQNDPGLSSSEKQTTPRRPSLDNKEESVSRKPLGSPSRVTSTPVRGGLLENRSEKRKRLMSSDTDMTEDYPKENDSSSNNKAISDPSRKFLHSCKEKLKQSEENRTSASLVSAPLQPSSFYGSRTGTKDYSQTHSFLDRPTSTSQSPSAKRSLVLPNHSTPFKKVRPSLEYGGWNKQRPSTLTQSQPPLQGFSNLGNTCYMNAILQSLFSLPSFSNDLLKQGIPWKRVPINALLRRFAHLLAKKDISSPEVKKDLLRRVKNAISSTAERFSGYMQNDAHEFLSQCLDQLKEDVEKVNKSCKSEPFSWDEPQGTRLTEEPDTSRIYTCPVTVNMEFEVQHTITCKSCGEVVTKREQFNDLSIDLPRRKKTLPLRSIQDSLDLFFRMEEIEYSCEKCNGKAATVTHKFSRLPRVLILHLKRYSYNAQLSLNSKLGQQVLIPKYLTLLSHCTENTRPPLSLGWNAQTALSRTLKTSQCVNSSTLRKGSIKSENTVSILCDSDSEEDLTRKVSCKHRLSESLPDDDRIEEVQHNGSVEHPEFTGMNDDEMLAAVLEMSRHDAGLSGPQDDEPTSSPDTGFGDTDAQELTPHLDLLEGDKPSGDVLGSLDLTMDENKENQTPDGAQGELDWVQQYNLDQEREEQELQQALAQSLQEHEAREMREDDDLKRATELSLQEFNNSLPDLLCSDDDSGNEDTLDMEYSEAEAEELKRNAECGELPNSFRLISVVSHIGTSSSSGHYISDVYDMKKQSWLTYNDLDVSRTQESTVQRDRDRSGYIFFYMHRNVFEELSELERAGGSSDVNRTVLQPL from the exons ATGGCTGTCGCAGTGCCCAAGCTGTCCAGCGGTAGCGCTGTGCGCATCCGCTTTACCAGCATTGATGTGGGCACCAGCAGATGGAAAGAGGGCATATTTGAGATCCACGAGAGGGACAACAAATCAAATCTGGTGTTGAAGTTCAACAGCGGGGGAACTCCCAAAAAATTTCAG TTGAGCCACAATGTGAAGAACGTTGTTTTCACCCCAACACACAGTCAGAACCGCTTGTCGCTGACACTGAAAGACTCAAGTGTTGTCATTTTTGAAAAACTGACCATAATAGTTGGGAAGAAATTGAAGGACTACCTTGAAGCAGTGAAGCAGGGAAAACAAACGG CTCTTAAGACAAACCAGGGAAGTGCCAGTTTTGGGTTAGTACTTGGGAACCGGACAGCACAGAATGATCCAGGCTTATCTTCATCAGAAAAACAG ACAACCCCAAGACGGCCGAGCTTGGACAACAAGGAAGAGAGTGTGTCACGGAAGCCGCTGGGGAGTCCCAGTCGAGTCACGTCAACACCTGTGCGTGGTGGGCTCTTGGAGAACAG gagTGAGAAGAGGAAGAGGCTGATGTCCTCAGATACTGACATGACTGAGGACTACCCCAAGGAGAACGACTCCTCTAG CAACAACAAGGCCATTTCAGACCCATCCAGGAAGTTTTTGCACAGTTGCAAAGAGAAGCTTAAGCAGTCAGAAGAGAACAGGACTTCAG CTTCTCTTGTATCAGCACCCCTCCAGCCATCATCGTTCTATGGCAGCAGGACGGGAACTAAAGATTACTCACAGACCCATTCATTCTTGGACAG GCCCACCAGCACAAGCCAGTCCCCCTCTGCGAAAAGGAGCCTGGTGCTGCCTAATCACTCTACTCCCTTCAAGAAAGTCCGCCCATCTCTGGAATACGGAGGGTGGAATAAACAGAGACCCTCCACTCTAACTCAGTCTCAGCCTCCTCTGCAGGG GTTCTCCAACTTGGGAAATACCTGCTACATGAACGCCATACTGCAGTCACTCTTCAGCCTGCCTTCTTTTTCAAATGACCTGTTGAAACAGGGCATCCCATGGAAGAGGGTCCCGATCAATGCCCTTTTGAG GCGCTTTGCTCATCTGCTTGCCAAAAAAGACATCTCCTCTCCAGAAGTAAAGAAAGACTTGCTGAGGAGGGTGAAGAATGCCATTTCATCTACAGCTGAGCGGTTCTCTGGGTACATGCAAAAT GATGCTCATGAGTTCCTGAGCCAGTGTCTGGATCAGCTGAAGGAGGATGTGGAGAAGGTCAATAAGAGCTGTAAGAGTGAGCCCTTTTCATGGGATGAGCCTCAGGGCACACGGCTAACGGAGGAGCCTGACACTTCACGCATATACACCTGTCCAGTTACGGTTAATATGGAATTCGAAGTGCAGCACACAATCACGTGCAAAAG CTGTGGGGAAGTGGTGACTAAGCGTGAACAGTTCAACGACCTGTCCATTGATCTGCCTCGAAGGAAGAAAACGCTCCCTCTGCGATCCATCCAGGACTCGCTGGACCTTTTCTTTAGG ATGGAAGAAATCGAATATTCCTGTGAGAAGTGTAACGGGAAAGCTGCGACCGTCACACACAAATTCAGCAGACTTCCTAG GGTGCTGATTCTTCATCTGAAGCGGTACAGTTACAATGCACAGCTGTCATTAAACAGCAAGCTGGGCCAGCAGGTCTTGATCCCGAAATACCTCACTCTGCTCTCCCACTGCACAGAGAACACGCGACCACCACTCAGCCTGGGATGGAATGCTCAGACAGCCCT GTCCAGAACACTGAAAACATCACAGTGTGTAAACTCCTCAACGCTACG gAAAGGCTCTATAAAGTCTGAAAACACAGTCAGCATCTTATGTGACTCTGACAGCGAAGAGGACTTAACCAGAAAAGTTAGTTGCAAACATCGACTTAGTGAATCGCTTCCAGATGATGACCGAATAGAGGAG GTGCAGCATAATGGTTCAGTGGAGCACCCAGAATTTACAGGCATGAATGATGATGAAATGCTTGCTGCAGTTCTTGAGATGAGTCGCCATGATGCTGGACTTTCTGGGCCCCAGGATGATGAACCAACCAGCAGCCCTGATACAGGCTTTGGAGATACAGATGCCCAGGAGCTAACTCCGCATTTGGACCTGCTGGAAGGAGACAAACCATCTGGAG ATGTACTTGGCTCTCTGGACCTGACTATGGATGAGAACAAGGAGAATCAGACACCAGATGGAGCACAGGGTGAGCTGGACTGGGTGCAGCAATACAACTTGGATCAGGAGCGCGAAGAACAGGAGTTACAACAGGCCCTCGCCCAAAGTCTACAGGAACAT GAGGCAAGGGAGATGAGGGAGGATGATGATCTGAAGAGGGCAACAGAGCTCAGCTTGCAAG agtTTAATAACTCCCTTCCTGATCTGCTGTGCTCTGATGATGATTCGGGCAATGAGGACACTCTTGACATGGAGTACAgtgaggctgaggctgaggaATTGAAGAGGAATGCTGAG TGTGGAGAGCTTCCCAATTCCTTCAGACTCATCAGTGTGGTCAGCCACATCGGCACCAGCTCATCATCAG GCCATTACATAAGTGATGTTTATGACATGAAGAAGCAGTCTTGGCTCACTTACAATGATTTAGACGTGTCCCGCACACAGGAGTCCACTGTTCAAAGGGACAGAGACCGAAGTGGATACATTTTCTTTTACATGCACAG GAATGTATTTGAGGAGCTGTCGGAGCTAGAGAGGGCAGGAGGAAGCAGTGATGTCAACCGCACGGTCCTTCAGCCTCTTTAA
- the usp37 gene encoding ubiquitin carboxyl-terminal hydrolase 37 isoform X2 yields the protein MAVAVPKLSSGSAVRIRFTSIDVGTSRWKEGIFEIHERDNKSNLVLKFNSGGTPKKFQLSHNVKNVVFTPTHSQNRLSLTLKDSSVVIFEKLTIIVGKKLKDYLEAVKQGKQTALKTNQGSASFGLVLGNRTAQNDPGLSSSEKQTTPRRPSLDNKEESVSRKPLGSPSRVTSTPVRGGLLENRSEKRKRLMSSDTDMTEDYPKENDSSSNNKAISDPSRKFLHSCKEKLKQSEENRTSAPLQPSSFYGSRTGTKDYSQTHSFLDRPTSTSQSPSAKRSLVLPNHSTPFKKVRPSLEYGGWNKQRPSTLTQSQPPLQGFSNLGNTCYMNAILQSLFSLPSFSNDLLKQGIPWKRVPINALLRRFAHLLAKKDISSPEVKKDLLRRVKNAISSTAERFSGYMQNDAHEFLSQCLDQLKEDVEKVNKSCKSEPFSWDEPQGTRLTEEPDTSRIYTCPVTVNMEFEVQHTITCKSCGEVVTKREQFNDLSIDLPRRKKTLPLRSIQDSLDLFFRMEEIEYSCEKCNGKAATVTHKFSRLPRVLILHLKRYSYNAQLSLNSKLGQQVLIPKYLTLLSHCTENTRPPLSLGWNAQTALSRTLKTSQCVNSSTLRKGSIKSENTVSILCDSDSEEDLTRKVSCKHRLSESLPDDDRIEEVQHNGSVEHPEFTGMNDDEMLAAVLEMSRHDAGLSGPQDDEPTSSPDTGFGDTDAQELTPHLDLLEGDKPSGDVLGSLDLTMDENKENQTPDGAQGELDWVQQYNLDQEREEQELQQALAQSLQEHEAREMREDDDLKRATELSLQEFNNSLPDLLCSDDDSGNEDTLDMEYSEAEAEELKRNAECGELPNSFRLISVVSHIGTSSSSGHYISDVYDMKKQSWLTYNDLDVSRTQESTVQRDRDRSGYIFFYMHRNVFEELSELERAGGSSDVNRTVLQPL from the exons ATGGCTGTCGCAGTGCCCAAGCTGTCCAGCGGTAGCGCTGTGCGCATCCGCTTTACCAGCATTGATGTGGGCACCAGCAGATGGAAAGAGGGCATATTTGAGATCCACGAGAGGGACAACAAATCAAATCTGGTGTTGAAGTTCAACAGCGGGGGAACTCCCAAAAAATTTCAG TTGAGCCACAATGTGAAGAACGTTGTTTTCACCCCAACACACAGTCAGAACCGCTTGTCGCTGACACTGAAAGACTCAAGTGTTGTCATTTTTGAAAAACTGACCATAATAGTTGGGAAGAAATTGAAGGACTACCTTGAAGCAGTGAAGCAGGGAAAACAAACGG CTCTTAAGACAAACCAGGGAAGTGCCAGTTTTGGGTTAGTACTTGGGAACCGGACAGCACAGAATGATCCAGGCTTATCTTCATCAGAAAAACAG ACAACCCCAAGACGGCCGAGCTTGGACAACAAGGAAGAGAGTGTGTCACGGAAGCCGCTGGGGAGTCCCAGTCGAGTCACGTCAACACCTGTGCGTGGTGGGCTCTTGGAGAACAG gagTGAGAAGAGGAAGAGGCTGATGTCCTCAGATACTGACATGACTGAGGACTACCCCAAGGAGAACGACTCCTCTAG CAACAACAAGGCCATTTCAGACCCATCCAGGAAGTTTTTGCACAGTTGCAAAGAGAAGCTTAAGCAGTCAGAAGAGAACAGGACTTCAG CACCCCTCCAGCCATCATCGTTCTATGGCAGCAGGACGGGAACTAAAGATTACTCACAGACCCATTCATTCTTGGACAG GCCCACCAGCACAAGCCAGTCCCCCTCTGCGAAAAGGAGCCTGGTGCTGCCTAATCACTCTACTCCCTTCAAGAAAGTCCGCCCATCTCTGGAATACGGAGGGTGGAATAAACAGAGACCCTCCACTCTAACTCAGTCTCAGCCTCCTCTGCAGGG GTTCTCCAACTTGGGAAATACCTGCTACATGAACGCCATACTGCAGTCACTCTTCAGCCTGCCTTCTTTTTCAAATGACCTGTTGAAACAGGGCATCCCATGGAAGAGGGTCCCGATCAATGCCCTTTTGAG GCGCTTTGCTCATCTGCTTGCCAAAAAAGACATCTCCTCTCCAGAAGTAAAGAAAGACTTGCTGAGGAGGGTGAAGAATGCCATTTCATCTACAGCTGAGCGGTTCTCTGGGTACATGCAAAAT GATGCTCATGAGTTCCTGAGCCAGTGTCTGGATCAGCTGAAGGAGGATGTGGAGAAGGTCAATAAGAGCTGTAAGAGTGAGCCCTTTTCATGGGATGAGCCTCAGGGCACACGGCTAACGGAGGAGCCTGACACTTCACGCATATACACCTGTCCAGTTACGGTTAATATGGAATTCGAAGTGCAGCACACAATCACGTGCAAAAG CTGTGGGGAAGTGGTGACTAAGCGTGAACAGTTCAACGACCTGTCCATTGATCTGCCTCGAAGGAAGAAAACGCTCCCTCTGCGATCCATCCAGGACTCGCTGGACCTTTTCTTTAGG ATGGAAGAAATCGAATATTCCTGTGAGAAGTGTAACGGGAAAGCTGCGACCGTCACACACAAATTCAGCAGACTTCCTAG GGTGCTGATTCTTCATCTGAAGCGGTACAGTTACAATGCACAGCTGTCATTAAACAGCAAGCTGGGCCAGCAGGTCTTGATCCCGAAATACCTCACTCTGCTCTCCCACTGCACAGAGAACACGCGACCACCACTCAGCCTGGGATGGAATGCTCAGACAGCCCT GTCCAGAACACTGAAAACATCACAGTGTGTAAACTCCTCAACGCTACG gAAAGGCTCTATAAAGTCTGAAAACACAGTCAGCATCTTATGTGACTCTGACAGCGAAGAGGACTTAACCAGAAAAGTTAGTTGCAAACATCGACTTAGTGAATCGCTTCCAGATGATGACCGAATAGAGGAG GTGCAGCATAATGGTTCAGTGGAGCACCCAGAATTTACAGGCATGAATGATGATGAAATGCTTGCTGCAGTTCTTGAGATGAGTCGCCATGATGCTGGACTTTCTGGGCCCCAGGATGATGAACCAACCAGCAGCCCTGATACAGGCTTTGGAGATACAGATGCCCAGGAGCTAACTCCGCATTTGGACCTGCTGGAAGGAGACAAACCATCTGGAG ATGTACTTGGCTCTCTGGACCTGACTATGGATGAGAACAAGGAGAATCAGACACCAGATGGAGCACAGGGTGAGCTGGACTGGGTGCAGCAATACAACTTGGATCAGGAGCGCGAAGAACAGGAGTTACAACAGGCCCTCGCCCAAAGTCTACAGGAACAT GAGGCAAGGGAGATGAGGGAGGATGATGATCTGAAGAGGGCAACAGAGCTCAGCTTGCAAG agtTTAATAACTCCCTTCCTGATCTGCTGTGCTCTGATGATGATTCGGGCAATGAGGACACTCTTGACATGGAGTACAgtgaggctgaggctgaggaATTGAAGAGGAATGCTGAG TGTGGAGAGCTTCCCAATTCCTTCAGACTCATCAGTGTGGTCAGCCACATCGGCACCAGCTCATCATCAG GCCATTACATAAGTGATGTTTATGACATGAAGAAGCAGTCTTGGCTCACTTACAATGATTTAGACGTGTCCCGCACACAGGAGTCCACTGTTCAAAGGGACAGAGACCGAAGTGGATACATTTTCTTTTACATGCACAG GAATGTATTTGAGGAGCTGTCGGAGCTAGAGAGGGCAGGAGGAAGCAGTGATGTCAACCGCACGGTCCTTCAGCCTCTTTAA